Proteins from a genomic interval of Crassostrea angulata isolate pt1a10 chromosome 7, ASM2561291v2, whole genome shotgun sequence:
- the LOC128191543 gene encoding uncharacterized protein LOC128191543 yields MGLFQSCMGKRNNRVDVMSEEEAKAYSKMEEEIKKELVGDTIQTKPLPWMMFCTEPNAKKPYADEVPDSPVLEVVQKKGGVAFDIGYKSTVPKLPPINVKRVQVPVGGEDYTKWKVERDKLLVDKHEKAKIRREHSIIQQKKLSAQRPRTAQSRDAIESTLNEE; encoded by the exons ATGGGTCTTTTCCAGAGTTGTATGGGCAAGAGAAACAACAGAGTCGATGTCATGTCGGAAGAAGAAGCGAAGGCCTACAGTAAGATGGAAGAGGAGATCAAGAAGGAGCTGGTAGGAGATACCATCCAGACCAAGCCCCTGCCATGGATGATGTTTTGTACAGAACCTAATGCCAAAAAGCCTTACGCCGATGAGGTCCCTGATAGCCCGGTCTTAGAAGTCGTACAGAAGAAAGGGGGCGTGGCCTTCGATATCGGGTACAAGTCAACTGTACCCAAGCTTCCTCCAATCAACGTTAAGCGAGTTCAGGTTCCAGTTGGGGGCGAGGACTATACAAAATGGAAGG TTGAAAGAGACAAGCTTCTAGTTGATAAGCACGAGAAAGCCAAGATTCGAAGAGAACACAGTATCATCCAGCAGAAGAAGCTGTCTGCCCAGAGACCAAGGACAGCCCAGTCCAGGGATGCCATCGAAAGCACTCTTAATGAAGAATGA